The Funiculus sociatus GB2-C1 region ACTCCTTTACTCCAATTGCATATTTTTTAGTAACTACATCACATTCACCGGCTGGTGTCCAAACGCAACAGTCCCCACCAAGCTTAGCCGCCAAAATCTCTTTATGATAAGCCTCAAATCTATAGCTGTTAGCAGACTTGGGAGAATCAGCCCAACGCATAACAAATTCAGCTAATTCTGGAGATCCCCAGCTACCTTGAATTTCGGGGGTGCCGCCTTGAATGACTATTATCTGAGGGGTGCCATGCTTTAGCTCTAATTTATCAAGCAAAGCTTCTGAAGATTTAAGTCTGTGAAAATCATTAAACCTTCTACCTGAAGCTTTGGCGATCTCCGTGAGATTAACCCAATTATTCGGAATTTCCACTTAATTCCTGCAAAATACTTTTAATTATTATATCCCGTTACGGTTACGCGATTCGCCGTTTCCCGTAACGGGGTAGATAAATGATTGTTGTTTCTATTGTTGAAAGTGTAGGATTTAATTAATTAATTGAATAAATTCCAGCCGCGGGAAACGAGGATGTCTCACCATCCCCGACCGCAATATCAAACTTGGGTCACATACCAGGCTCAACTGGTAGAGACTAACCACACTCATTTTGATTGCACGCTATATCAGCCAGTACATCAGCTTGCATTTAGTTGGTACCAACTAGATGTTGCCGTTTGTATCAGTTTCTGGTGGGATGCGGCATCAGTAAGACGGTTTCGGCAGGCTTTGGAGAAAGAATTAATTTTGAAGTGGCGATCGCCTTTCAACAAGGAAAACTGGGAGCGGTGGGGGCAACCGTTTGGATAGGCATAATCGCTCTGAGTTTAATCGTTTAGAACTGAGGTGAACGTTATTGAAATATAATTTCGTTGCTTAACTAATAGCGGGATTAAAAATCAAACAATTCTAAAAATTCTTCAACTACCTCAGAGGGGTTATCCATATATTCTGATGCCATGTAGCGAGCAGTTCTAACTCATCTTTCAAGAGGTTGGGCTGCCATAGCTGGTTTAATATTTTAGTTGAGTTATAGACTCGTCTGGTTTATTCTATACAGCAGTTTCCATCCGGTGCTCTCCTTCCCCAATTTCCTCACACGGAGGTTTCCCTCATGGCAGCTCCCATTCAGGGTACGCCCACCGATATCATCTGGCCAAGTTTGCCTGTTGCGGAATGGCAAGATACGTATGAAACGCTACACATGTGGACTCAGATCGTTGGCAAAATTCGGCTGGCGCTGGCTCCCCAACTCAACCACTGGTGGCACTCCACCCTGTATGTAACGCCGCGTGGGCTGACAACCTCTTCAA contains the following coding sequences:
- a CDS encoding KilA-N domain-containing protein, with protein sequence MEIPNNWVNLTEIAKASGRRFNDFHRLKSSEALLDKLELKHGTPQIIVIQGGTPEIQGSWGSPELAEFVMRWADSPKSANSYRFEAYHKEILAAKLGGDCCVWTPAGECDVVTKKYAIGVKEYRSWKHAIGQAQTYAYYLKKTPAIYLIGTPPNTCREVCQYLKVAIIE